In the Salarias fasciatus chromosome 13, fSalaFa1.1, whole genome shotgun sequence genome, one interval contains:
- the LOC115399488 gene encoding zinc finger protein 135 has translation MEDSEAELTVSESDALGADFITVELDTQPIEYVVKWAEVGSKFTISCVKRDSDDASDLTADHLKMETDEAFFAPYEEVYPCEVTEQSVEIKTDSDEEEEDGEEEQEVLIEAGSSHLDAYSDQADYEPDERQYRCGYCGKCYSHASSLYRHQQTHTGKGTVPPTKRALEPAPQDARYTCPHCGMSFKGSRMLGSHLRLHGKRRIHPCNICGKEFNHSSSLSRHRLIHKKGKGLPKDAALVPSMAALRHTLKAGGKNKKTKKQQAPSPLPQHIAQAAIIHSQGGDKFYACPQCDMSFRTSTQLSKHQVTHVKELLDSYTPGKENLGETSSDLKIRLKLCSRDKPNFYTLCKKNRRRRGGRAAKRGSATSEEEDDESGGVGAATGLDVGGHGCGQCGKRFSHSSSLARHQQTHRADGGGVRGKLPQHAKAGVPATKNKTYTCAACNKTFMHSSSFSRHKKAHLEEEQRAHMAAATCSKRSLLDETAPLESDSE, from the exons ATGGAGGACTCGGAGGCGGAGCTGACGGTGTCGGAGTCGGACGCTCTGGGCGCAGACTTCATCACGGTGGAGCTGGACACGCAGCCCATCGAGTACGTGGTGAAATGGGCCGAGGTGGGTTCCAAGTTCACCATCTCGTGTGTGAAGAGGGACTCGGACGACGCGTCGGACCTGACCGCGGATCACCTGAAGATGGAGACGGACGAGGCGTTCTTCGCCCCGTACGAGGAGGTGTACCCCTGCGAGGTGACGGAGCAGAGTGTGGAGATAAAGACGGACTctgacgaggaggaagaggacggcgaggaggagcaggaggtgctGATCGAAGCGGGGAGCAGCCACCTGGACGCCTACTCGGACCAGGCGGACTATGAGCCGGACGAGCGGCAGTACCGCTGCGGCTACTGCGGGAAGTGCTACAGCCACGCCTCCAGCCTGTACCGCCATCAGCAGACGCACACCGGCAAGGGCACGGTGCCTCCCACCAAGAGGGCGCTGGAGCCCGCCCCCCAGGACGCACGCTACACCTGCCCCCACTGCGGCATGAGCTTCAAAGGTAGCAG GATGCTGGGGAGTCACCTGCGGCTGCACGGGAAGCGACGGATCCACCCCTGCAACATCTGTGGGAAGGAGTTCAACCACAGCTCCAGTCTGTCGCGCCACCGCCTGATCCACAAGAAGGGCAAGGGCCTCCCCAAGGATGCCGCCCTCGTTCCCAGCATGGCCGCCCTGCGCCACACCCTGAAGGCCGGCGGCAAGAACAAGAAGACCAAGAAGCAGCAGGCGCCGTCACCACTGCCGCAGCACATAGCCCAAGCCGCCATCATCCACAGCCAGGGCGGGGACAAGTTCTACGCCTGTCCCCAGTGCGACATGAGCTTCAGGACGTCCACGCAGCTGTCCAAGCACCAGGTGACCCAcgtgaaggagctgctggacagcTACACGCCCGGCAAGGAGAACCTCGGCGAGACGTCGTCCGACCTGAAGATCCGCCTCAAGCTCTGCTCCCGCGACAAGCCCAACTTCTACACTCTGTGCAAGAAgaaccgccgccgccgaggcggCCGCGCCGCCAAACGGGGCTCCGCCACctccgaggaggaggatgatgagaGCGGAGGAGTCGGGGCTGCGACGGGGCTGGATGTGGGAGGCCACGGCTGCGGCCAGTGCGGAAAGCGGTTCAGCCACTCCTCCAGCCTGGCGCGACACCAGCAGACCCACCgagcagacggcggcggcgtgcggggCAAGCTGCCGCAGCACGCCAAGGCCGGCGTCCCCGCCACCAAGAACAAGACGTACACGTGCGCCGCTTGCAACAAAACCTTCATGCACTCGTCCAGCTTCTCCCGCCACAAGAAGgcccacctggaggaggagcagcgtgcCCACATGGCCGCCGCCACGTGCAGCAAGAGGTCCCTGCTGGACGAGACCGCGCCGCTGGAGTCCGACTCGGAGTGA
- the LOC115399491 gene encoding uncharacterized protein LOC115399491 isoform X1 has product MGDSSDCSVLQRSHTGTGVGAGTGTGTVVKLESGLPCLPGLPGLTPPQESELHFLRSRVRELEREKSELVAENHRLKNMLVHEIPGLLSTMWQTIGQANGHQSASMAADNTYHQYSHQNHMTAQDPEFSPEVHIKQVHEELSEDLSWAPLGSDDEEVSGGAHLVLGSHMGEEAPLCSQTDMEELRRSCSESQCTAGDQNVQVRTPAGHGRSGLDCVQAETAGCVQVSQVEVYPGSGVLCDGRSWQAANQAQSPTAMARMLLLGVFDTTTLMNSNLRGGRSRRPAFQQQRNALDPHKTNAIFNAILARFPLAKKGVIGSCINSKLSEMRFRSRRANREQHFF; this is encoded by the exons ATGGGGGACAGTTCAGACTGCAGCGTCCTGCAGCGGAGCCACACCGGGACCGGGGTCGGGGCCGGGACCGGCACCGGGACG gtggtGAAGCTGGAGTCGGGTCTGCCATGTCTGCCAGGTCTGCCGGGCCTGACCCCCCCTCAGGAGTCAGAGCTTCACTTCCTACGGTCGCGGGTTCGAGAGCTGGAGAGGGAGAAGTCTGAGCTGGTGGCAGAGAACCACAGACTGAAGAACATGCTGGTCCACG AAATCCCTGGGCTCCTGTCCACCATGTGGCAAACGATAGGTCAGGCCAACGGCCACCAGTCCGCCTCCATGGCAGCGGATAACACTTACCATCAGTACTCGCATCAGAACCACATGACAGCTCAGGACCCGGAATTCAGCCCCGAGGTCCACATCAAGCAAGTCCACGAGGAGCTCAGCGAGGACCTGTCCTGGGCCCCGCTGGGCTCCGACGACGAGGAGGTGTCAGGAGGAGCCCACCTGGTCCTGGGGAGCCACATGGGGGAGGAGGCGCCGCTCTGCAGCCAGACTGacatggaggagctgaggaggagctgctcagagagccaGTGCACCGCCGGAGACCAGAACGTCCAGGTAAGAACCCCAGCGGGTCACGGCCGATCCGGCCTGGACTGCGTCCAGGCTGAGACTGCCGGCTGTGTCCAGGTGAGCCAGGTGGAGGTGTACCCAGGTTCTGGAGTGCTCTGCGACGGTCGATCGTGGCAGGCGGCCAATCAGGCGCAGTCTCCCACGGCGATGGCccgcatgctgctgctgggcgtGTTTGATACGACCACACTGATGAACAGTAATCTGCGAGGGGGGCGGAGCCGCCGGCCCGCCTTTCAGCAGCAACGCAACGCGCTCGACCCACACAAGACCAACGCCATCTTCA ATGCTATTTTGGCTCGGTTTCCTCTCGCCAAGAAAGGCGTCATCGGCTCCTGTATCAACTCTAAACTGTCCGAGATGAGGTTCCGGTCCCGGAGAGCCAATAGAGAACAACACTTCTTCTGA
- the prkn gene encoding E3 ubiquitin-protein ligase parkin: MIVFVRYNLGPGVAVELQEESSVAELKEMVGTQQGVQPERLRVLFAGRELQSCSTLQGCDLPEQSTVHVVLPSPASSSSQLLLLQERLSRGREQEQDSLTRLDLSSSRLLSTSSGLAVVLEDGQTDGGATEMEEAQQPAAPRGVRSCSTFFVYCKSCRSINPGKLRVRCRGCRQTTLTLSRGPSCWDDVLLPARIHGVCQSEGCHSNEAEFYMKCASHPTSEEDSSVALDLLMTNTRDVPCIACTDVMEVVLVFQCSERHVVCLDCFRGYSQTRLNERQFVYDQDIGYSLPCAAGCDNSLIKEVHHFRVLGEDQYERYLRYGAEECVLALGGLLCPSPGCGAGLLPPDGSRRVECDRRLGCGFVFCRQCREADHQGECAAARDPPTGAASSGFVVEAAASLRGRWDQASLLCIKESTKPCPQCSIPVERNGGCMHMHCPRCGADWCWLCGVAWNRDCMGNHWFG, encoded by the exons ATGATCG TCTTTGTGCGCTACAACCTGGGCCCCGGGGTGGccgtggagctgcaggaggagtccAGCGTGGCCGAGCTGAAGGAGATGGTGGGGacccagcagggggtccagccGGAGCGGCTCCGGGTGCTGTTCGCCGggagggagctgcagagctgctccacTCTGCAG ggcTGTGACCTCCCAGAGCAGAGCACAGTGCACGTGGTCCTTCCGtccccagcctcctcctcctcgcagctgctcctcctgcaggagcgtCTGTCTCGGggcagagagcaggagcaggacagcCTGACCCGGCTGGACCTGAGCTCCTCGCGCCTCCTGTCCACCTCCTCCGGCCTGGCCGTGGTGCTGGAGGACGGCCAGACAGACGGAGGAGCAACGGAGATGGAGGAGGcgcagcagcctgcagctcccagag GTGTGCGGAGCTGCAGTACTTTCTTCGTGTACTGTAAAAGCTGCAGGTCCATTAATCCGGGGAAACTGCGGGTGCGATGTCGCGGCTGCAGACAGACGACGCTGACTCTCAGCCGG GGTCCGTCCTGCTGGGACGACGTCCTCCTTCCCGCCCGCATCCACGGCGTCTGTCAGTCAGAGGGTTGCCACAGCAACGAGGCA gagttcTACATGAAGTGTGCATCCCATCCAACATCAGAAGAAGACTCCTCTGTGGCCCTCGACCTCCTCATGACAAACACCAGAGACGTTCCCTGTATCGCCTGCACtgatgtcat GGAGGTGGTCCTGGTCTTTCAGTGCTCCGAGCGTCATGTGGTCTGTTTGGACTGTTTCCGTGGTTACAGCCAGACTCGGCTCAACGAGCGACAGTTTGTATACGATCAAGACATCGGATACTCCCTGCCCTGTGCAG CGGGCTGTGACAATTCTTTGATTAAAGAAGTTCATCACTTCAGGGTCCTTGGAGAAGATCAG TACGAGCGCTACCTTCGGTACGGGGCGGAGGAGTGTGTGCTGGCCCTCGGAGGGCTGCTGTGTCCGTCGCCGGGCTGCGGGGCGGGGCTGCTGCCCCCCGACGGCAGCAGGAGGGTGGAGTGCGACCGGCGGCTCGGCTGTGGCTTCGTCTTCTGCCGCCAGTGCCGGGAGgcagaccaccagggggagtGTGCCGCTGCGCGGGACCCGCCCACGGGGGCTGCCTCGTCG GGCTTCGTGGTGGAGGCAGCGGCGTCTCTCAGGGGGAGGTGGGATCAAGCATCCCTGCTCTGCATCAAGGAGTCCACCAAACCCTGCCCGCAGTGTTCGATTCCTGTGGAGAGAAACG GTGGCTGTATGCACATGCACTGTCCTCGCTGCGGAGCAGACTGGTGCTGGCTCTGTGGCGTGGCCTGGAACAGGGACTGTATGGGAAACCACTGGTTTGGATGA
- the LOC115399491 gene encoding uncharacterized protein LOC115399491 isoform X2 translates to MGDSSDCSVLQRSHTGTGVGAGTGTGTVVKLESGLPCLPGLPGLTPPQESELHFLRSRVRELEREKSELVAENHRLKNMLVHEIPGLLSTMWQTIGQANGHQSASMAADNTYHQYSHQNHMTAQDPEFSPEVHIKQVHEELSEDLSWAPLGSDDEEVSGGAHLVLGSHMGEEAPLCSQTDMEELRRSCSESQCTAGDQNVQVSQVEVYPGSGVLCDGRSWQAANQAQSPTAMARMLLLGVFDTTTLMNSNLRGGRSRRPAFQQQRNALDPHKTNAIFNAILARFPLAKKGVIGSCINSKLSEMRFRSRRANREQHFF, encoded by the exons ATGGGGGACAGTTCAGACTGCAGCGTCCTGCAGCGGAGCCACACCGGGACCGGGGTCGGGGCCGGGACCGGCACCGGGACG gtggtGAAGCTGGAGTCGGGTCTGCCATGTCTGCCAGGTCTGCCGGGCCTGACCCCCCCTCAGGAGTCAGAGCTTCACTTCCTACGGTCGCGGGTTCGAGAGCTGGAGAGGGAGAAGTCTGAGCTGGTGGCAGAGAACCACAGACTGAAGAACATGCTGGTCCACG AAATCCCTGGGCTCCTGTCCACCATGTGGCAAACGATAGGTCAGGCCAACGGCCACCAGTCCGCCTCCATGGCAGCGGATAACACTTACCATCAGTACTCGCATCAGAACCACATGACAGCTCAGGACCCGGAATTCAGCCCCGAGGTCCACATCAAGCAAGTCCACGAGGAGCTCAGCGAGGACCTGTCCTGGGCCCCGCTGGGCTCCGACGACGAGGAGGTGTCAGGAGGAGCCCACCTGGTCCTGGGGAGCCACATGGGGGAGGAGGCGCCGCTCTGCAGCCAGACTGacatggaggagctgaggaggagctgctcagagagccaGTGCACCGCCGGAGACCAGAACGTCCAG GTGAGCCAGGTGGAGGTGTACCCAGGTTCTGGAGTGCTCTGCGACGGTCGATCGTGGCAGGCGGCCAATCAGGCGCAGTCTCCCACGGCGATGGCccgcatgctgctgctgggcgtGTTTGATACGACCACACTGATGAACAGTAATCTGCGAGGGGGGCGGAGCCGCCGGCCCGCCTTTCAGCAGCAACGCAACGCGCTCGACCCACACAAGACCAACGCCATCTTCA ATGCTATTTTGGCTCGGTTTCCTCTCGCCAAGAAAGGCGTCATCGGCTCCTGTATCAACTCTAAACTGTCCGAGATGAGGTTCCGGTCCCGGAGAGCCAATAGAGAACAACACTTCTTCTGA